Genomic segment of Mytilus edulis chromosome 12, xbMytEdul2.2, whole genome shotgun sequence:
GACTGGAACCacattttacaaatcaattaatttAAGAATTCTACGAAAAATAGTAGTTTTATAGAAACATATGTTGATATTAAATTGTGCTGAAAAGTTTCATGTTCATCGAAGCATTTCCATTAATATAAATGGTATgctatttttttttgataaactcatcatagattaaattttgtaaatcattcAATAACCTTCATTTTGTGATTTGTTTTACTCACTCATTATACCTTACGTTTGTATATTTTATCTGAATATACAGGTTACATTTTACTCGTAGTTCGAAGAGATACAGACAAAATCATAGCCAAAAAAAAGAAAaccgacgaaaagacaaacaatagtttacCAAATCTTACATTAAAGATAATGACTAAACAACACCAACCTATACTACAAATAACTATTCAGAAAGGATGAGTAAATCCTGTTTGACAAGAGACAACCAGAATGTTACTCATGGTAAAGACACATTCAGTAACAATCGAGGAAAAGAGGCGAATGATATGTCAAAAATTTAACTCATCAAACAAACGAACAACAACTGACTTGGTAAAGCATTACCTTATGTAGAAACTGAAATGGTGGATttagcctggttttatagctagctaaacctctcatttgtatgacaatgGCATCAACATTTATTGTGTGAacaaaaaacagacataatagaggTACACATTTCAGTAATATGGAAACTGtcgtcaacattgtgttataatcccaataactataaaaacaaagaaatatgtcaacaaagaaataCACAAAGGCATATTGACAAAACACATTATTAAGTAAAAACacaagacaagaatacaaaaaattaccagGATAGCACAATTAACATTGCTGtgaagcgcgaggtttggctagcgaCAAAACCAGCTTTTATCCACCATTTTGCCTTAACTGTGTCAGGTCAGGGAGATGGCAGTTGTTATTTAATAGTTCATGTCTATGTATGTTTGATTGCCGTTTGTATTTTGTTGCACCTCAGTGTTCTattttttcgttgttttcctcttatagttgatctgttttccctcaatcgatttatggCCTTTGAACAGcagtattctactgttgcctttatatctGTGACCGTACCACaaacaacaatgagaaaaacctgtATCGTATAGTCAATTTTATCTGTCTAATCATAGTAATTAAAAATGTGACACATTATGTTCTTCACCGACCCTCATTATAAATGTGTATGTACAAACTATTAAGCAGGctaaaaaaagaattatttatgGTTAAGACATTTTGTACttctttgtttcatatttgattgtttttaagAGATTAAGATggtaacacaatattgactgcggCTGTCAtccaagtgagaggtttacctaGCTTTAAAACCCGGTTTGATCCGCTATattctacattaaaaaaaagactgtaccaggtcaggaatatgacagttgttgtccattcgtttgatgtgtttgatcttttgattttgtcatttgattagcgACTTTCCTCGGAGTTtcgtttttttgtgatttaatttttttcttattgtaatataaataaatacatttattttcaaaatttgccCAAGATATTGTCTCTTGATCATGATATAAACAAAAACGATGTGGTATAATAGCCAACTTGCGACAAgggaccaaatgatacagaaattaacaactctaGGTCACCGTTCGACCTTCAACAatcatgagcaaagcccataccgcatagtcagcttataacgaccccgaaatgacaatgtaaaacaattcaaacgagaaaactagctgcctaatttatgtacaaaaattgaacgaaaaacaaatatgtaacacataaacaaacgccaactctcctgacttgggacagacacatacatacagaataaacctgggacagtggtgtaacagttcaacataataacgaactataaaaaccagttgaaaaaggcttaactcatgagATGGATGCACATGTACATACTACATAGGGGGtacgtggctgggtacttgtatatcgttacaataaaaagacactaagtacagaccTGAGAGCAATCACGTTACTGTGTCTAGATAGGCATATGCAAATAGCAAATTAAAGAATAATCGACCGAAACAATTTTGAATAGCCTTGgtgttttttaataaatggaCGTAATGAATAATAGTGGGAAAAACCGCCACGTTATTTCATTATTTCGTCACTTTGTCTCTGGTAGAGAGTAATTTCATTGGCAAGATTAATAGAAACTATAGCAATTAAaactgtttgatttatttttatctagtttacTTCTTAATGAACTAATGTACCGTTCTGATGTAGAAACGTACAGTACCCACTATTGCTGGAATGACATGACGTATTATAAGAGATTTAGCATAAAGCGGGAACAAAAGTATCAATTTAACACTAGTATATGATATGATGAAAAACAAAGTAGATGTACTGcagtttatatttataattttagtatATCAGTGTCTGTCtttaaaacaaagaaatgtaAATTACGCTTTCTACAGTCCTTGAACCAATCGGTTAACAAGAAAGTTACATAGCTACATGATTTGCACTTACTTTTACTAGAGTATTGTAAAAAATTCTAGGAAATATTGTTGGGGAATTTTTACAAGTGAGTGcctcattgaatctgtattcatATTACCTTCAATAAACCCCCTCTTAGATGGAATGGAGATTGGTTCAGCAAGTATTATGCGTCTTTAGCTATTAAAAGGAAAGGatgtcaacattaaaagtgaaaAATAGTTTTGACAATTTCGTAGACTGATTCGATCTACAAAAGCGCATTCTTTTACATGCAAAAAcgatgatttaaatatttttcaacctATGATATGAACAGAccaagttaaaataaaaaaagcaattgtTCGCTATCTACATAtctgtatttatgtttaaatcgGGTTATATGACCTTCGGAGGTCACGTTGATTGTTAACAAGATgacgtctagactaaaatacacccCAAAGGTACTTTATATTATCTATTCCATGATtcgtaaattgtttattttagacttcttATAActtggatatacgttttagtattttataaatcaaatactaGTTTGAGAATTTGAGTCAATAAGTGAAAATAAATTAGATTGTCTTAgtatacttttgcaaatttaacGTGCATCAACAATCCACATGTAATGGTTACTTACGACGACGCAACAAGAGGCTGTATGTCCAATCCTTAACTgtgagtacgccagacgcgcgtttcgtccataAAAGACGTATGAGTGAATTAGTTTGAAAGGCCACATAAAGTACAGTCTTAAAGAGCGTTATCTCGGGTTGTGTATTGTCTACTCTCTGTGTCGAGCAAGGGCATGGTACAAGTGTGATTTTGAAATCCCACTGATACAGTCACTTACTATTTATTTTTTgctggatagttgtttcatttgtAGTCATACCACATCAGTATCATAGGTTTTCACTTTGATAacatatttgcaacatatctgcAATGATTCATACGAATTTGCACCAATCATATTAGAACCAATTATTTCCACTTCTGGGCTTCTTGCTTTTGTACTTGAAGGAAAATAGGTCAAGGAAGTCTTTAAACTCACAGAACATCGTATAAACTAAATCAAGATAAAACTGAACTTATCATATTCACACCGAAACATCTGAAGGCAAGTGCAAATCTCCAACTCAAAGTCGGCGATACAGTGATAAGTAGTCTATCCTGCGTGAAAAACCTAGGTGTAAACTTTGATCAACACCTTACGATGGAACGGCAAGTTTCTGCCATACTAAAATCTTGTCATTTTCACATCAGTAACATTGGACGTATTCGCAGCTTTATAACAACATCCGCTTGCAAGATACTAGTGAACAGTCTAGTAACATTCTGACTTGATTATGGGAATATGCTGCTGAACGgtattaataatattaataattctTAATAATAAGACTACGATGAACAgattacaaaaagtacaaaatacagcagCTCGTCTTATCACCAGGACAAGAAAACATTAACATATTACGCCGATACTTGCCGATTTACATTGGTCACCCGTCCAATACAGACCACAATTCAAAATACTTACTTATGTGTACTGTGCTTTGAATGGCATTGGTCCTGCTTACATTCGGGAACTGGTCAATTTTCACGTACCAAGCCGATCTCTGCGTTCAAGTTCAACTAAACTACTTACCGTTCCAAAACTGCGGACAAGGACGTACGGTGAAAAACAATTCGATTGAGCAGCGACATCTCTTTGGAATAATCTCCCGAACAGTTTAAGACAATGCAAGTCATTAGAGTGTTTTAAATCTAAGCTAAAACCCATTTCTATcgcattgttttttttaatcagactTTTTCCTTTCTCTTTTACGGTTTTTCTTACTAGTTCATGTAGTTTTGTATAAGCTTTTAATGCATTTTGTTTGTATACCTCTTTTAGGATTTGTGCTTGTTTGGCATGCTTTTAACCtagattgatatttattttttaatttgttgtttaacAATGTGTTTTTGTATCGACCTTTTATATTATGGTaggcatttttgttttatattttgtgttaGTACTTGAATCTAACACAgtgtatgttttatgtttttgtctttgATTCGTTTTAATTACCATGCTGAATGTACAGCGCCtaagagtaatttttattttttatatagggcgctttataaattttcattattattattattattattattattattattattattattattattattattattattattattattattagaaaAAGATGTGTGAGTATTATTGTGCTCACAGTTCCCTATTACAATCTGTATCATAGCCGTGCCCCCCCCCCCACACCACCACCATTACCAGAAATAagatatataaacaatatatacctacaatgaaattataacaataacatgaataatagcCAACTCCACGGTCAATTTAAAAAGGGGAAGTCCAtgtaaactgacaaaatcaaatactTTTAACTACCTAAACGAgtggaaaacaactatcatattcctgacttcgcaCAGCAATTTACCGAAGAAAATAGTATGTCAAACCTTGTCGATTAGATATATTTTATCTCCAACCTACATGACATATGTTTACGATCCTGTTATATTGACAAAACTGAGTGATTAACAACCCAAACAGGCAACATAggttaatatgaaaataatttgGACCCAACaggcaaaactaaacacttaacTGAAATCACATATCTAGGTTTTTAAAGCTCCAAATGTATTCATTCTAATTTCTTTGGAAAACCcggtcagtttaaaaaaaaaatagtattaatCACCTTTATTGTGTGAATgtattatatatcttttactgTTTTCGTATATGTTTGTCGCAAATAAAGTTATGCGAAAGTCAATGTTTTTGGTTTAATCGCTTGAAAGTACATAAACCTATTTGGTAAAAACACTTCTCAGAAGAAGTGACTAATAGTATTATTCATCGTTATTAGGAGAATGGTACAATGAGTAATAATTGATGTGTGGTCCTTTCATGTGAAGTTGTCAtttaagtgttatatttaacattgccatgaaAGTGGGAGGGTTTGCTAGCTATAGCCACAGTCATACTTTTAAAccaaccattttttcttaaaatgtcaattCTTAtcttaaagttcgtttctgtgtgtgttgcattgtcgtctgTTTTATGTTGCACTTtggtatttctgttgtgtcgtaacGGTTGTTTTCCTCCTATATTTGACGTctctccctcagtttaagtttgtaacccggatttgttttctctcaatcgatttatgactttcgaacagcggtatactactgttgccttcatttattgTATTCAATACTGAAAAAAAACAGCATTATCCTGTTTATAAGaaattttatgtaatttatatatagatatggATCATTTGAGTCTGATATAAAGATTAGTTTATCTAATGTTATGTATAAACATACAAAAGTACTTCTGTCTTTTCCTGACACTCTAGATCAGATCCAAGACAGTTTCACATTTTGTTTCAGATTGAACGTCGTAAGCTGTTACTTTGAGTTCAGTGAGACCAAAAATAAGGCTGACACGCAAACTACGGATTTCTTCTGAGGGATCGGGGATGTTAATTGTGAAGCAACCCAACTCTGTGCAGCCTTCTTCGTCTGTGTATTTTGGACATTCACTTGTTGATTGAAATACCGTAAATTTAACATTCTTCTGGAATGCCTTAGTGGTTTTGTGTCCTCCTGTTATCTGAGAACCTAATTCTACCACTGATCCAACCTtcacatatagtttaaaaatgtttttgcaCTTTTCCTTTCCATCTATAATAGTACGCCGAGCAAGCTCATGAACTTCTCGATCAAAAAGGTCATTGACACGAATCCCATATGTATATCTGACAATTCGGGATGCAATGTACTCAGGTTTGTGTCCAAATAGCACAGCCCCTTTCAAAACGGCTAATCCAGCGTCTTCTGGCACTATAACGCGCTTTTCTGGAAACCTTGCTTTTATGATTTCTTGAACTATTTTACACTCGGAGAAACCGCCAACTAAAAGAAGTACCGAAACATCGCTAGATTTTACTCCAGCTAAAGCGTTAGCAATTAGTTGTATGATTTTGTCTGCTGCCTGTTTAAAGAGATCAGTAATCAGGTCTGTATCAACACGCATTTTGTCGTACCGAATGACGATTCGATCTTTATATGGAGTCGTCTCAATAACTCCTGCGAAATCCTTACCCAAATGAGTTTTGCATATATCATCGAGAGCTGCTCTTGGGAAGGACATTGTAACCTTCCCTTGTGTTTTTTCATCTATCGTTCTTTTGACAGCTTCTAATTCTCTAAAGATATCCAGATGGGCAGATGGGTCTGCTCTTTTTAACGCACTTAAATTTGCATCTCCGAGAAGTTTGACGAAGATTTCATAAAAGGATTTATCTACCGATGTACCACCACAGTCCCCACCGGAAGCTCGACATACCTCCCTTAGTTGGCCTTGGCATATTTTAGCATGAACCGTTATATCTGCAGTTCCACcttaaattgaaatgaaatatattcataaaagttttaaaataaaatccttATAGATACCAGGCTTTTATACGCCTGACAAGCgtttaaaaatctaaaaatctCTCAAACGTTATAAGGCCAAACGGAGTACAAAATTTTTGAACATAAAGGATCAAAGATTcgagcatatttttttttaaatataaacacaggtaatctattcctaggtTAGAAAATcctaaatatttcaaacaattaaaaattttacAATCTGACTTTTTGGAGAACATTGACACGATTTGTAATTCGATGCAAAATATTGTAAATCATTCACCTACATCTGGGTAAATTAAAACGCATACCTCCATTATCTACTACCATGTAATTTGTCCCATCCTCAGTCATTGAGAAACCTTTTTCTGCACCTTGAAGTTTTTTTATTGGTAGGTACTGGCAGTAAATAGAAGCGGCCTCTGGCTCTAGTGCAATCAATAGTTGGTTGTCTTTTATTCCAGCCTgcaaaaaaatcagtttaatcaATACGTTTATATCGCCTGAATTACAATGTTATATAACGATATTATGTATgctgaacagatatatcatgttaaggaggggtatttgcgaaaaataccagtcgaaagaatgttaaatttcacgagccgtaaggcgagggaaattcattctcaagtctggtatttttcgcaaatacccctcaagaacatgatatatctgtttaattacaccgaatgttaatgtactaaaacgcattgatgatcgttacgttacaagcgtccagtcggatagagtatattttggcaaataccacggcatagagggtaaaaaaggcatatccttttaacAAATACCCCgacggcgttaaaaatgaacgatatcatttgataacagtaaatttgtgaaaaatacactggctatcaaccaatcaaaaccccagattcttacataaggtgtaattatgcATATGACGGACGAGTAAGAGCTAGAAATAATAAAGTAAAACGACGTCGATTGTATTTGTCTGTGTAATCTCAACTCAATATTGAgacgttttaaatattttacaaaataaaaagtgACATTAACAATGGGGAATTGGAAAACAATGTCTAACGTCACAATAACGTTTGAAGTTATTATACTGTCTCTTAATCATTGACATTGTCATCCTTATTGGGACTTCGGCATAATTAAGATCATCCCGTTTATAGGTTAGATAATACGTGCTCCTGTTATATATTTCCAATGAACACAAAAGTCGGAGAACGTGtatggcacgccgtttttatatttattcaaatttgaagatatcttatttatttaacaagatatcttattaagtattaagatatctttaatttttataagatatcttatttaatttgaaagtaaataagatatcttatttaatttgaaagtaaataagatatctctattagtttataagatatctctattagtttataatatatctctataagttaataagatatctctattaattaataagatatcttataaagtatataagatatcttacttctttataaagatatcttttaaatacatactttataagatatcttattaattaatagagatatcttataaactaatagagatatcttattaacttgtGGAggtatcttatatattaaataagatatctttataaccaGTTAAacaagatatctctataagttaataagatatctctaaaagtttataagatatctctattagtttataagatatctctataagttaataagatatctctataagttaataagatatctctaaaagtttataagatatctctattagtttataagatacctctataagttaataagatatctctattaattaatacgatatcttataaagtatataagatatcttacttctttataaagatatcttttaaatacatactttataagatatcttattaattaatagagatatcttataaactaattgagatatcttattaacttatggagatatcttattaagtaaataagatatctctattattaactatataaaagatatcttatatagttaataagatatcttataaagttaataagatatcttataaagttaataagatatcttataaattaatagagatatcttatattttaaataagatatcttatatatttaataagatatctttataaacattttaataagatatcttatttaatatataagatatcttattttatataagatatcttattttatataagatatcttatttaatatataagatatcttatttaataaatcagatatctcaattaatatataagatatctcattttgttattaagatatctcaattagtttataagatatcttatttaactaaataagatatctcgaaattgaataaatataataacggcgtgCCATAGTTACGTTTCAACTGATGAATTATGAGTGTCTCCACCAAATTTTATCAAgtccattttttatttatcaaacctAACTCCACACTTGATTTGGTTACTGTAATAGatgaaatgaaaaaagttaaaagctTAACATGCcagattatttcatattttgttcacATTGAAAGAATTACTGGTATTCCTAGagaaattaacatatttaaaaaaaaaatgactaatgAAAAGACTTACTGACAAGGGAATATATTTAAGGTgatatgggtgtctttcgccatcttggattgtaaaaatcAGAGAACCTTAGGTCCACACTTTCAATCAAGTTACCAAAATTTGATACAGGAATGCAGATgtgattttcatttaaaagaacataTGTAATtgattataacttataaatattaatatttgtacaagtgtagattattttaaattgattattatttttttttaaattggcatctTAAGGGGTCTTAAATGGTGCGTTtcctgaaggaatctacatggattttttctatttttcgCATAATGATGTTtaatcctgtttaatccatacaaatgtgtcattttgtcaaaacctgtagcttgagaaaatgcgcggtgatctttcatttttattatatttttgaacatatatatcaataaaaactacagtttggcaaagtatgaacacattctatcatttttaatttagacaaCCATACCACCTTAAACCCGTTAAAGTGAATAGTTGAGCTCATCATGGGTATCCGGCCTAAGGCAGCAAcgaataaaaactttaaaaagatgATATTAAGTTGTTTATTTTACAATGACTACCATACAGATTTATTATGTATTAACATAAATTTTAGACAAATGcatttgtatatcaaaatatcaaaaataatatgtttttcaAATCCCTACCGTTTCAGCACTTTTTCTCATGAACTGTTTAGCCGCATCAGACCAAATAGCTGGCACTGTCAGGACCCATCGAATTTCCTTCTTTTCTATTTCTATCCCTCTTTGATCGAAGATACCAAACAAATGCTGCATTAATGCTTTGATAGATAACGCAAAGACCTTCATCGCTGTGACCGATTTCCCCGTCACGTCTTCCATTATCATTTCCCCCTTGATCTTCTGAAATTATACTTATCATTTTATTCGCAAAAAGACATGTTAACTCATGATTATCATGATGATATATGAAATATTCATAAATAGTTTTGTCACTTAAATCAAAAGCCAAGTGTGTTACCtttgaatttataattatatatatctgaTAAAGATTATTAAagcaaagggacattcaaactcgacaataccatggcaaaaaaaaaaaccaaaagacaacagtatacaaaacacaacagagaAACTTATGACCGTGCAATgttaaccccaccaaaaaccgcaATACATCTCAGGTGTTCTACCGTATATCTATCGTAAGCGGTAGTTTGGTTTAAGTCTAACAACATAATGGTTTCATCAATGATTCATTTACGATATCCGAAATTAATGTCATGAAAACATAAGAACACCGTTCCCTAGGGTTGACGGAATGGATCTAGCTCGTAAGTCTTATTAAGTGCCTTTTGATGATAGTTTGTATCTCTGGTTGCCTCATGAGTGGCTGTGTGTTTAAACGCCAACAAAGGTGTGCCAGTGAATTCAAGATCAGCATCGTAACAATTTTATCGacgaaacaagaatgtgtccctaatAAACGGATTCCCagtccgcactatcattttctatgttcagtggaccgtgaaaagggtgtaagaactctaatttggcattacaattagaaagacaatatcatatggaacatgtgtaataagtttcaagttgattggacttcaacttcatcaaaaactacctcgaccaaaaactttaacatgaagcgggacagacggacgaacggataacgaatgaacggacggacggacgcacagaccagaaaacataatgcccagaAATGGGGCATAAACAGCAAATAAGTTTGACAGTTTAATATCCGAGGACGAACTTGGCGGAGAACTTTGTTGTTTTTCCCATTATATGTTTTCTTAGTTTAAATAACTATTTGTAGTCGTTTTACACTTTCGCAATTTTAGTAGAGCTGTTAGTTTCCTTGTCAATATACAAGTTCACAGTTCTACAAATTTCCTTAAAGATTCGTCGATGGACTTTTAACCTCCAATCCCGCAATTTTCTTTCTGCTTTAATATCATTTGATTAATTATTTATCATTCtctattaaatttttttaaagtaggaATGACTTTTGTGTGACGGCAAAACgagggcggggttaaacatattttgtgagatctcaaccctcccttttACATCTACACTGTAGCCAATGTTGGGTATTCAAACACACAGAAACACGTACAGTAAAACTTAAGTTTAGAAGAAATCAAGTCCAATGTGAGAGTATATTACTAATAGTGCACAATGgttatttaaaataaaaggaTTATCAAGCTCCACCAACTgtacattgtttgttttttttttaattttgatatgcaATCAAATGATGCCCAAAATCTGGATagagtttttataataaaatagtgCAATAATGGGCAAAGGGTACGTGAAAAAAGGACTAGAATAATACAGAATATAGAATGTTAAAATATAAGTAACAGATACAAGAGATAATAATGAGCAAAAATgatatgaatgaataaaaattacaGACCCTCGTTAATGTTCAgtgcaatatttttttactacaatcaatatatatataacgcacttgacaaaatcaaaaagtccttatatatgtatatgaaagtaaaaagcagtttaaatgtatgatatataatactaaatctttcaaattttctTCACGCGTTTAAGTTGCTTATATTATCATAAactatttaaattgttttgaaaactaTTATGGTTTATGGACGTTTTGTTTGTATTCTTTATCATATCTTACTTGATTTTTATAGAGCTGCATTTTAAATCGTTGGAAAAACAggtatttgttttgttcacgatCCATGACAATGTCAGTATATCTATTTTCTGCCTCGTACCCAAATGATACCAGTTCTTCGTTGTCATCTAAAAGTAAACATGTAGGTGTCTTCAATGAAAAGTGTCTTTGGCTTCCAGCATTCCAAGCctgatttgaaataattttcagTGGCTCTTTTTTGAAGTCGTCTCTTGATGAAAAGGCATAGCCAGAATATGTTGTACCGAAGTCTATCGCCACTACAAACCAGTAGTCATCCGATAATGTCGACATTTCTATGCAACTCTTTGATCTGAAAAAGGAGAGACGGATTAATCATACTCAGTTCCATTgtaataattcatgaataaaatatggaagcgcatatggtacaccccttgtaaagttattttgttgctaGTAAGTCGGAATTATTAGTTATGTTGTGTGTTATAAGCTGGAATCTAATCATCAAGTGGAGTCAACT
This window contains:
- the LOC139499546 gene encoding heat shock 70 kDa protein 12B-like, with the protein product MSTLSDDYWFVVAIDFGTTYSGYAFSSRDDFKKEPLKIISNQAWNAGSQRHFSLKTPTCLLLDDNEELVSFGYEAENRYTDIVMDREQNKYLFFQRFKMQLYKNQKIKGEMIMEDVTGKSVTAMKVFALSIKALMQHLFGIFDQRGIEIEKKEIRWVLTVPAIWSDAAKQFMRKSAETAGIKDNQLLIALEPEAASIYCQYLPIKKLQGAEKGFSMTEDGTNYMVVDNGGGTADITVHAKICQGQLREVCRASGGDCGGTSVDKSFYEIFVKLLGDANLSALKRADPSAHLDIFRELEAVKRTIDEKTQGKVTMSFPRAALDDICKTHLGKDFAGVIETTPYKDRIVIRYDKMRVDTDLITDLFKQAADKIIQLIANALAGVKSSDVSVLLLVGGFSECKIVQEIIKARFPEKRVIVPEDAGLAVLKGAVLFGHKPEYIASRIVRYTYGIRVNDLFDREVHELARRTIIDGKEKCKNIFKLYVKVGSVVELGSQITGGHKTTKAFQKNVKFTVFQSTSECPKYTDEEGCTELGCFTINIPDPSEEIRSLRVSLIFGLTELKVTAYDVQSETKCETVLDLI